In Acetomicrobium sp. S15 = DSM 107314, the genomic window GGCTATGGGGATCGCCACTTTGATTCAGACTCATCCGAAGCTCGGTTCCGGCCTTCCTATAGTTCAGGGTTCGTCTTTCAGCTTCATTCCTCCCATCATGACCATAATCGGAGCTTACTTCATCTCGTCGGCTTATAGGGATGCATGGGCCTTCGGCCTACTCATCCTCTT contains:
- a CDS encoding solute carrier family 23 protein, whose protein sequence is AMGIATLIQTHPKLGSGLPIVQGSSFSFIPPIMTIIGAYFISSAYRDAWAFGLLILFLLFRPQGIFGEPISEKVYLGDWIPDGLLPLKRELDECRAEIDAMESTIAALKQ